In Crassostrea angulata isolate pt1a10 chromosome 4, ASM2561291v2, whole genome shotgun sequence, one genomic interval encodes:
- the LOC128182106 gene encoding LOW QUALITY PROTEIN: uncharacterized protein LOC128182106 (The sequence of the model RefSeq protein was modified relative to this genomic sequence to represent the inferred CDS: deleted 1 base in 1 codon; substituted 1 base at 1 genomic stop codon) — MIFILTNQVQALPMAESQIQKAIFDQWKQDDINFISTKACEEVEKNIKSRNLVIVAGHSGSGKSAIIQHIALKYREQGWTVRRIKKVQDIVDEYSSSRFKKDKTICVFNDPLGKEYFDEILNNSLQTNEEEINLYLKTAKLVMSCRNHIISDTRVTRYLVDQSDILNINENKYELSVEEKRRILNKYTSDMNFSDKDRHKIVEVERYFPLLCKLYSSKEEYKNKGIEFFTEPVTVLKKEILGFRKKTRVNFVLXLFLYFLTMIFV; from the exons atgattttcatcCTCACAAATCAGGTCCAGGCTCTTCCCATGGCAG aaTCACAAATTCAAAAGGCAATATTTGACCAATGGAAACAGGACgacattaatttcatttcaacaAAGGCGTGCGAGGaggtagaaaaaaatataaaaagcagGAATCTGGTAATTGTTGCTGGTCACTCAGGATCCGGAAAGTCAGCCATCATTCAACATATTGCGCTCAAATACAGAGAACAGGGCTGGACCGTAAGACGAATAAAAAAGGTACAAGACATCGTGGATGAATATTCTTCAAGTcgatttaaaaaagataaaactatttgtgtttttaatgaTCCATTGggaaaagaatattttgatgaaattttgaataattcattGCAAACAAATGAGGAAGAAATTAATTTGTACCTAAAAACGGCAAAACTCGTAATGTCATGTAGAAATCACATTATATCTGACACTAGAGTGACACGTTATCTCGTGGATCAATcagatattttaaacatcaatgaaaacaaatatgaattatCTGTTGAGGAAAAACGGCggattttaaacaaatatacctCCGATATGAATTTTTCCGACAAAGATCGCCATAAGATCGTTGAAGTTGAAAGGTATTTCCCATTATTGTGTAAATTGTATTCTAGCAAAGAGGAATACAAAAATAAAGGTATAGAATTTTTTACAGAACCTGTAACAGTGCTGAAAAAGGAAATACTAGGGTTCAGA AAAAAGACAAGGGTAAATTTTGTGCTTTGACTCTTCTTGTACTTTTTAACGATGATCTTTGTGTAA